In Labrus bergylta chromosome 6, fLabBer1.1, whole genome shotgun sequence, the following proteins share a genomic window:
- the tbc1d7 gene encoding TBC1 domain family member 7, whose product MADDPQRNFRSAYYEKVGFRGVEEKKSLEILLKDNPLDLEKLSTFSQRFPLPSMYRIHVWKVLLGILPPHSDSHALVGGYRKEQYQDILEALEVMRYINSSTPSTHIYLRMFQLESQILPRCSETSAPDEENEDFLSVSRAMEEIVDDPVDCYWLIKCFVNQFHTKFGDSIPHLPKSLEHYLSQEEPRLLNHLKNSGALAQLPYSLWFRRCFAGCLPESSLQRVWDKVISGSCKILVFVSLEILLSYKIILMGINRPEGIVKFLCNIPQENTDAIVTKAIDLWHKYCGTPMHAV is encoded by the exons ATGGCCGATGACCCACAGAGAAACTTCCGCTCGGCCTATTATGAGAAAGTGGGTTTCAGGGGAGTAGAGGAGAAGAAATCACTGGAAATACTGCTCAAGGACAATCCCCTCG ATCTAGAAAAGCTGAGCACCTTCAGTCAGAGgttccccctcccctccatgTACAGGATCCATGTGTGGAAGGTATTGTTGG GTATCCTCCCTCCCCACAGTGACTCTCATGCTCTGGTTGGAGGCTACAGGAAGGAGCAGTACCAGGACATCCTGGAGGCTCTGGAGGTGATGAGGTACATCAACTCCTCCACACCATCCACCCACATCTACCTTCGCATGTTCCAGCTGGAGAGCCAGATTCTTCCGCGGTGCTCCGAGACCTCTGCCCCG GATGAAGAGAACGAGGACTTCCTCTCCGTCAGTCGAGCCATGGAGGAGATCGTAGACGATCCTGTCGACTGCTATTGGCTAATCAAATGTTTCGTGAATCAGTTTCACACCAAGTTTGGTGACTCAATACCTCACCTG CCAAAGAGTCTGGAGCATTATCTGAGTCAGGAGGAACCTCGACTGCTGAACCACCTGAAGAACAGCGGAGCACTCGCTCAGCTGCCGTACAGCCTGTGGTTCAGACGCTGCTTTGCCGGCTGCCTGCCTGAATCCAGCCTGCAGAG GGTGTGGGACAAGGTGATCAGCGGCTCCTGCAAGATCCTGGTGTTTGTCTCTTTGGAGATCCTGCTCAGCTACAAGATCATCTTGATGGGCATCAACCGGCCGGAAGGCATCGTCAAGTTTCTGTGCAAT ATACCGCAGGAAAACACAGACGCCATCGTGACGAAAGCAATCGACTTGTGGCACAAATATTGCGGCACTCCGATGCACGCCGTGTAG
- the phactr1 gene encoding phosphatase and actin regulator 1 isoform X2 produces MAAAPEEEVDRRPIRRVRSKSDTPYINEARISLHLETAEEVERLAAMRSDSLVPGTHTPPIRRRSKFATLGRLFKPWKWRKKKSEKFKQTSAVLERKMSTRQSREELIKKGVLKEVYEKDGSCSVVREEVKMENGRSPVLGSSLSECENSELMEGAAGGSLEFQMSGDGACQQDHGQKSIQGPPTKKSTVYPSDGAESPHRPPTLHKQPPALPPKPFNRLPNHMTDGAPVKLPCMSVKLSPPLPPKKLLISVPAGSMEPSPLAFQKCPAPPSHTSMGGHSLHYGTLPVALHPPSRIIEELNKTLALTMQRFESSMMHTVPAVMIECDDNKENLPNQTDYHDPSGRYTHEEEDEEEEEEEDEEEEEDDEEEEDEDEEEDDDTFFTSSLAMKVLRKDSLAIKLSNRPTKRDLEDKNILPMQSDQERLEFRQQTATKLTRRLSQRPTAEELEQRNILKPRNDLEEQEEKREIKRHLSKKLSQRPTVEELREAKILIRFSDYVEVAEAQDYDRRADKPWTRLTAADKAAIRKELNEFKSTEMEVHESSRHLTRFHRP; encoded by the exons ctgaggaggtggagaggtTGGCAGCGATGCGCTCTGATTCGTTGGTTCCAGGCACACATACGCCTCCCATACGGCGGCGGAGCAAATTTGCCACGCTGGGACGTCTCTTCAAACCCTggaagtggaggaagaagaagagcgaAAAGTTCAAACAAACGTCGGCTg TGCTGGAGAGGAAAATGTCGACCcgtcagagcagagaggagctcaTCAAGAAGGGGGTGCTGAAGGAGGTGTACGAGAAAG ACGGCTCTTGCTCGGTCGTACGAGAAGAGGTGAAGATGGAGAACGGGCGCTCTCCGGTGCTCGGCTCCAGCCTGTCAGAGTGTGAGAATTCAGAGCTGATGGAGGGAGCGGCTGGAG gCTCTCTGGAGTTTCAGATGTCCGGTGACGGTGCATGTCAACAGGACCACGGCCAAAAATCCATCCAGGGTCCGCCCACAAAGAAGTCAACGGTTTACCCGTCTGATGGCGCCGAGTCACCGCACAGACCTCCCACGCTACACAAACAACCTCCTGCGCTGCCACCCAAACCCTTCAACAGGCTACCTAATCACATGACAG ACGGAGCCCCGGTGAAGCTGCCGTGTATGTCAGTGAAGTTatctcctcctctacctccaaAGAAGCTCCTTATCTCCGTACCTGCCGGGAGCATGGAGCCCTCTCCACTAGCCTTCCAGAAGTGCCCCGCCCCTCCCAGCCACACTTCAATGGGCGGCCACTCCCTGCATTACGGGACGCTTCCTGTCGCCCTCCACCCCCCCAGCCGGATCATAGAGGAGCTGAACAAGACCCTGGCCCTCACCATGCAGAGGTTTGAGAG CTCCATGATGCATACCGTTCCCGCGGTGATGATCGAGTGTGACGACAACAAAGAGAACCTCCCCAACCAGACGGACTACCATGACCCGTCCGGCAGGTACACGCacgaggaagaggacgaggaggaggaggaggaggaagacgaggaggaagaggaagatgatgaggaggaagaggatgaggacgaggaagaggatgatgatacattttttacaa GCTCACTGGCCATGAAGGTTTTACGGAAGGACTCTCTGGCCATCAAACTGAGTAACCGTCCTACCAAGAGGGATCTGGAGGACAAAAACATCCTGCCGATGCAGTCGGACCAGGAGAGACTCGAGTTCCGACAGCAAACAGCCACCAAACTGACCAG GCGGTTGAGTCAGAGGCCGACAGcagaggagctggagcagagaaACATACTCAAAC CTCGGAACGAtctggaggagcaggaggagaagagggagatcAAGAGACATTTATCCAAAAAG CTCAGCCAGAGGCCGACCGTGGAGGAGTTGAGGGAGGCGAAGATCCTGATCCGCTTCAGCGACTACGTGGAGGTGGCCGAGGCTCAGGACTACGACAGGCGAGCAGACAAGCCGTGGACGCGACTAACAGCTGCTGATAAG GCTGCCATCAGGAAGGAGCTGAACGAGTTTAAAAGCACAGAGATGGAGGTGCACGAGTCGAGTCGGCATCTGACCAG GTTTCACCGGCCATAA
- the phactr1 gene encoding phosphatase and actin regulator 1 isoform X1: MAGCEGDVLRSWSGSASSASNGFTCVAVPASEQQKPRKRRRAFCLTRIKTRSSSGGQTVQGQRQPAANNNNNMPLMIQEIKHICRNCRGAEPLDAEEVERLAAMRSDSLVPGTHTPPIRRRSKFATLGRLFKPWKWRKKKSEKFKQTSAVLERKMSTRQSREELIKKGVLKEVYEKDGSCSVVREEVKMENGRSPVLGSSLSECENSELMEGAAGGSLEFQMSGDGACQQDHGQKSIQGPPTKKSTVYPSDGAESPHRPPTLHKQPPALPPKPFNRLPNHMTDGAPVKLPCMSVKLSPPLPPKKLLISVPAGSMEPSPLAFQKCPAPPSHTSMGGHSLHYGTLPVALHPPSRIIEELNKTLALTMQRFESSMMHTVPAVMIECDDNKENLPNQTDYHDPSGRYTHEEEDEEEEEEEDEEEEEDDEEEEDEDEEEDDDTFFTSSLAMKVLRKDSLAIKLSNRPTKRDLEDKNILPMQSDQERLEFRQQTATKLTRRLSQRPTAEELEQRNILKPRNDLEEQEEKREIKRHLSKKLSQRPTVEELREAKILIRFSDYVEVAEAQDYDRRADKPWTRLTAADKAAIRKELNEFKSTEMEVHESSRHLTRFHRP; encoded by the exons atggcggGCTGTGAAGGCGACGTGTTGCGTTCATGGTCCGGGTCAGCATCGTCTGCGAGTAACGGGTTCACATGTGTAGCTGTGCCCGCGTCCGAGCAGCAGAAaccgaggaagaggaggagggcttTCTGCCTGACCAGGATCAAGACCCGCAGCAGCTCCGGCGGTCAGACTGTGCAGGGTCAGCGTCAGCCCGCCgcgaacaacaacaacaacatgccgCTCATGATCCAAGAGATCAAACACATCTGCAGGAACTGCCGGGGAGCCGAGCCGCTGGACG ctgaggaggtggagaggtTGGCAGCGATGCGCTCTGATTCGTTGGTTCCAGGCACACATACGCCTCCCATACGGCGGCGGAGCAAATTTGCCACGCTGGGACGTCTCTTCAAACCCTggaagtggaggaagaagaagagcgaAAAGTTCAAACAAACGTCGGCTg TGCTGGAGAGGAAAATGTCGACCcgtcagagcagagaggagctcaTCAAGAAGGGGGTGCTGAAGGAGGTGTACGAGAAAG ACGGCTCTTGCTCGGTCGTACGAGAAGAGGTGAAGATGGAGAACGGGCGCTCTCCGGTGCTCGGCTCCAGCCTGTCAGAGTGTGAGAATTCAGAGCTGATGGAGGGAGCGGCTGGAG gCTCTCTGGAGTTTCAGATGTCCGGTGACGGTGCATGTCAACAGGACCACGGCCAAAAATCCATCCAGGGTCCGCCCACAAAGAAGTCAACGGTTTACCCGTCTGATGGCGCCGAGTCACCGCACAGACCTCCCACGCTACACAAACAACCTCCTGCGCTGCCACCCAAACCCTTCAACAGGCTACCTAATCACATGACAG ACGGAGCCCCGGTGAAGCTGCCGTGTATGTCAGTGAAGTTatctcctcctctacctccaaAGAAGCTCCTTATCTCCGTACCTGCCGGGAGCATGGAGCCCTCTCCACTAGCCTTCCAGAAGTGCCCCGCCCCTCCCAGCCACACTTCAATGGGCGGCCACTCCCTGCATTACGGGACGCTTCCTGTCGCCCTCCACCCCCCCAGCCGGATCATAGAGGAGCTGAACAAGACCCTGGCCCTCACCATGCAGAGGTTTGAGAG CTCCATGATGCATACCGTTCCCGCGGTGATGATCGAGTGTGACGACAACAAAGAGAACCTCCCCAACCAGACGGACTACCATGACCCGTCCGGCAGGTACACGCacgaggaagaggacgaggaggaggaggaggaggaagacgaggaggaagaggaagatgatgaggaggaagaggatgaggacgaggaagaggatgatgatacattttttacaa GCTCACTGGCCATGAAGGTTTTACGGAAGGACTCTCTGGCCATCAAACTGAGTAACCGTCCTACCAAGAGGGATCTGGAGGACAAAAACATCCTGCCGATGCAGTCGGACCAGGAGAGACTCGAGTTCCGACAGCAAACAGCCACCAAACTGACCAG GCGGTTGAGTCAGAGGCCGACAGcagaggagctggagcagagaaACATACTCAAAC CTCGGAACGAtctggaggagcaggaggagaagagggagatcAAGAGACATTTATCCAAAAAG CTCAGCCAGAGGCCGACCGTGGAGGAGTTGAGGGAGGCGAAGATCCTGATCCGCTTCAGCGACTACGTGGAGGTGGCCGAGGCTCAGGACTACGACAGGCGAGCAGACAAGCCGTGGACGCGACTAACAGCTGCTGATAAG GCTGCCATCAGGAAGGAGCTGAACGAGTTTAAAAGCACAGAGATGGAGGTGCACGAGTCGAGTCGGCATCTGACCAG GTTTCACCGGCCATAA